The following proteins are encoded in a genomic region of Magallana gigas chromosome 1, xbMagGiga1.1, whole genome shotgun sequence:
- the LOC117688041 gene encoding uncharacterized protein — MVHSILKLVAPGQSEDLLKLMVEPVTNTKHQETENLLEILTKIYNDSTYKAVKDQTLSIIAGLKTKEDLKNRIPGLTNYHIDKVRAVTPDQIFQKVNQPPKKRQKMDQTKLEHCLSFFFSSSFHQLVSYGTRDLELDSGEIVVIPDVVRTACHSSIIEMYEKHCKDTDFSPLSRATLFRILHACSASKRRNLHGLDNITADGFAAFKSLCNILKNLELKGTIDKDMKSTLTQLLTDGQNYLKRTFKFHVSLDSACSDHCIHWACSDPKDVKFQSVCNHEHTDSCQECEKLSVVLDQMCSLNLDDDEVVDVIEARNNIQAWKAHIVRTINQDRSRVDLLDTLKTSQILLVMDWAMKFLPLLHREKQSDWFGQKGISWHVTVGITKDNNGSLKHSTWVHILESGKQDWFAVASILEHTLSTVAQQYPNMKEAFLRSDNAGCYHNGFLWSSIPSISERTGIVVKRFNFSEAQAGKSYCDAKIAHLRKKMKLYVADGNDIKFPADMKMAIDTSGGVAGCQVAVVDVDYTHQLLFGHKWRDVRFITDFEIDSSLMTTHHAFDIGQGNVIDATLMVSLPQSSTDLRILSNFMTTGKQEGHIQTPSTVKEPVQCFPCSEEGCLQSFCTFEEYEEHMYFERHTFEFHQNSNMSTFDKVKLRWAEKCNLHESEEQIIMPTALSDSGGKGS; from the exons ATGGTTCATAGTATCCTGAAATTGGTTGCTCCTGGACAATCAGAAGATCTACTGAAACTCATGGTGGAGCCTGTAACAAACACCAAACACCAAGAAACTGAAAACCTTTTGGAAATACTGACTAAAATCTACAACGATTCCACATACAAGGCTGTGAAAGATCAGACTCTATCTATTATAGCTGGACTTAAAACAAAAGAGGACCTCAAGAACAGAATCCCAGGACTTACAAACTATCATATTGACAAAGTTCGAGCTGTTACACCAGACCAAATATTTCAGAAGGTAAACCAACCTCCAAAGAAAAGACAAAAAATGGACCAAACTAAACTAGAGCACTGTCTCTCATTTTTCTTCAGCTCCTCTTTTCACCAACTGGTGTCTTATGGTACAAGAGATTTGGAGCTTGACTCTGGTGAAATCGTTGTAATTCCAGATGTGGTTCGCACTGCTTGCCATTCTTCTATaattgaaatgtatgaaaaacaTTGCAAAGATACTGACTTCTCACCACTGTCAAGGGCTACACTATTTCGCATTCTACATGCATGCTCGGCTTCCAAACGGCGCAACCTCCATGGCTTAGACAACATTACAGCAGATGGCTTTGCTGCTTTTAAGTCTTTGTGTAACATCTTGAAGAATCTAGAGCTCAAAGGAACCATAGACAAAGATATGAAATCTACCTTGACACAACTTCTCACAGATGGTCAAAATTATCTGAAGAGAACCTTCAAGTTCCATGTCTCTCTAGACTCAGCTTGTTCTGACCATTGCATACATTGGGCTTGCAGTGATCCTAAAGATGTCAAATTTCAGTCCGTATGCAACCATGAGCACACAGACAGCTGTCAAGAGTGTGAAAAATTATCAGTGGTCCTTGATCAGATGTGCTCTTTGAATCTAGATGATGATGAGGTAGTAGATGTTATAGAGGCAAGAAACAACATCCAAGCATGGAAAGCCCACATCGTAAGAACAATCAACCAAGACCGCAGCAGAGTAGATCTTCTAGACACTTTGAAAACATCTCAAATACTGCTGGTGATGGACTGGGCCATGAAGTTTCTCCCTCTTTTACATCGAGAGAAGCAGTCAGACTGGTTTGGTCAAAAAGGGATCTCATGGCATGTCACTGTTGGCATCACTAAAGATAATAATGGATCTCTAAAG CATAGTACTTGGGTGCACATTCTGGAAAGTGGCAAACAGGACTGGTTTGCTGTAGCATCAATCCTGGAACATACTCTTTCAACTGTGGCTCAGCAGTATCCCAATATGAAAGAGGCGTTCCTAAGATCTGACAATGCTGGATGTTATCACAATGGATTTCTCTGGAGTTCAATTCCTAGCATATCTGAGAGAACAG GAATCGTTGTTAAAAGATTCAACTTTAGTGAGGCACAAGCAGGAAAATCATATTGTGATGCCAAAATTGCTCATCTTAGgaagaaaatgaaattgtatGTAGCAGATGGCAATGACATCAAGTTTCCAGCTGACATGAAGATGGCCATAGATACAAGTGGAGGAGTTGCTGGATGCCAGGTAGCAGTTGTTGATGTTGATTACACCCATCAACTGTTATTTGGCCACAAATGGAGGGATGTACGTTTCATCActgattttgaaattgattcTTCCTTGATGACCACTCACCATGCGTTTGACATTGGTCAGGGAAATGTTATTGACGCAACATTGATGGTCTCCTTACCACAGAGTTCAACGGATCTACGAATACTCTCCAACTTCATGACAACAGGAAAGCAGGAAGGACATATACAAACTCCAAGTACTGTAAAAGAACCTGTTCAGTGCTTCCCTTGTTCCGAAGAAGGCTGTTTACAAAGTTTTTGCACCTTTGAAGAATATGAGGAACATATGTATTTTGAGAGGCACACgtttgaatttcatcaaaattcaaacatgtCTACATTTGACAAAGTTAAGCTGAGATGGGCAGAAAAATGTAACCTGCATGAAAGTGAAGAGCAGATCATCATGCCAACAGCCCTGTCTGACAGTGGTGGAAAAGGTTCTTAA
- the LOC105330488 gene encoding uncharacterized protein K02A2.6 has translation MYILHKNKDYLITVDYYLDYFEVDRLHSKTGSSTISKLKAHLARHGIPDTHVSDNGPPFNGQEFAEFSRAYEFNLVTSSPNCAQSNGKAENAVKVIKRLINKSVADQKDPYLALLDLRNTPSQDIGYSAVQRIFGRRTKTLLPVSEDMLKPRYAYKVKEQLHYRKGKETHYYKKGAKELPTLQEGDIVPVRPKGNEKSWKKAMVEGQVDIRSYNIRTDDGREYRRNRRHLRTSKEHFAGELSPSPKIESNSETYPNTSPSRVTESGVLLKRGTENGTENIISRF, from the coding sequence atgtatatcctacacaaaaataagGATTACTTGATCACAGTAGACTACTACTTGGACTACTTTGAAGTGGACCGTCTACATAGTAAAACCGGTAGTTCCACAATCAGCAAACTGAAAGCTCACCTTGCAAGACACGGAATACCTGATACTCATGTCTCCGACAACGGGCCACCTTTTAATGGTCAGGAATTTGCTGAATTCTCAAGAGCGTACGAATTCAACCTCGTAACTTCTTCGCCAAATTGTGCGCAGTCCAATGGGAAAGCGGAGAATGCTGTAAAGGTCATAAAACGCCTAATAAACAAGAGTGTTGCTGATCAGAAGGATCCATACCTAGCATTATTAGACCTTAGAAACACACCCAGCCAGGATATTGGATATTCTGCAGTACAGAGGATTTTTGGAAGGAGAACAAAAACTTTATTACCTGTATCAGAAGACATGCTTAAGCCACGGTATGCTTACAAGGTCAAAGAACAACTCCATTATAGAAAGGGGAAAGAAACGCACTATTACAAGAAAGGAGCCAAAGAACTGCCAACGTTACAAGAAGGAGATATAGTTCCTGTAAGGCCAAAGGGAAATGAGAAATCTTGGAAGAAAGCTATGGTAGAAGGACAGGTAGACATTCGCTCATATAACATCAGGACAGATGATGGACGAGAATACCGCCGAAACAGACGACATTTGAGGACAAGCAAGGAACATTTCGCTGGAGAGTTGTCTCCGTCACCAAAAATAGAGAGTAACTCGGAAACTTATCCAAACACTAGCCCATCAAGAGTGACAGAATCaggggtgttgctaaaacgcggaacggaaaacggaacggaaaatatcatatcacgtttttag
- the LOC117690424 gene encoding uncharacterized protein: MALIIGKVGPFDEAVGTWESYTERLGQYFIANDVHNDLKVPSLLSIIGPRHYTLLKNLCAPVKPAAMTFDELIKKLTDHLSPRPSEIAERFRFHKREQGAGETVTVYIAELRRLAIHCDFGDTLDKTLRDRFVCGLKQEHIQKKLLAEPKLTLERAIQTAVAMETASRDALELQGKRETVHKLTVNKPRNSTYGKQKTHKTPFKPVMQGKCYRCGGDHKAKTCKHLNTKCRYCDNPGHLEKVCFKKQRDSNGGKVHYVDEETSDDSDEYEHSSYLLHFGVNKVSVEPIMVTPRIEGVEIPMELDTGAAVSIISKANVETYFKKYNLHTNAKLKTYSGEEIQPAGKLKVMVELNNQKETLDLLVLNNEGPTLMGRILLQQLKLNWKEIKFIRCDEQNVKVKAILDKHKKVFEPGIGKLKDMRGKLTLQDGASPKFCKAREVAYSLRPRVEEELDRLQQFVAITR, encoded by the coding sequence ATGGCGCTTATCATCGGGAAAGTTGGCCCGTTCGACGAGGCAGTCGGGACGTGGGAGTCTTACACGGAAAGGTTAGGACAATACTTCATAGCGAACGACGTACATAACGATTTAAAAGTTCCGTCACTTCTTTCCATAATTGGGCCTCGCCATTATACTCTACTGAAAAATCTGTGCGCGCCAGTTAAACCGGCTGCTATGACATTCGATGAACTCATCAAGAAATTAACAGACCATTTAAGCCCTCGCCCATCGGAAATTGCTGAACGATTTCGTTTTCATAAACGAGAGCAAGGCGCAGGGGAAACTGTTACAGTGTACATAGCGGAGTTACGCCGTTTGGCGATCCATTGCGACTTCGGTGACACACTGGATAAGACATTAAGAGACAGGTTTGTGTGCGGTTTAAAGCAAGAACATATTCAAAAGAAGCTTTTGGCGGAGCCAAAACTAACGCTCGAACGCGCAATCCAGACCGCAGTAGCTATGGAAACAGCAAGTCGTGATGCACTAGAACTCCAAGGAAAACGGGAGACGGTACACAAACTTACGGTAAACAAACCGAGAAATAGCACCTACGGAAAACAGAAAACACACAAAACACCGTTTAAACCTGTGATGCAGGGGAAGTGCTACCGTTGTGGTGGAGATCACAAAGCAAAGACTTGTAAACATCTGAACACTAAATGCAGATATTGTGACAACCCTGGACACTTagaaaaagtttgttttaaGAAACAACGTGACAGTAATGGTGGAAAAGTCCATTATGTTGATGAAGAAACAAGTGACGACAGTGACGAGTATGAACATAGCAGTTACCTGCTGCATTTCGGCGTGAACAAAGTATCCGTGGAGCCTATTATGGTGACACCGAGGATCGAGGGTGTGGAAATCCCTATGGAACTGGACACCGGTGCGGCAGTCTCGATCATATCCAAAGCAAACGTTGAAACGTATTTCAAGAAATACAATCTTCACACAAACGCAAAGCTGAAAACATACAGTGGGGAGGAGATCCAACCAGCTGGAAAATTAAAAGTGATGGTTGAACTGAATAATCAGAAGGAAACATTAGACTTACTGGTTTTAAACAATGAAGGACCAACTCTCATGGGGAGGATCTTGTTACAGCAGTTGAAGCTCAACTGgaaagaaatcaaattcatcAGATGTGATGAACAGAACGTGAAAGTGAAAGCTATCCTAGACAAACACAAGAAAGTGTTCGAACCAGGCATCGGCAAACTCAAGGACATGAGAGGGAAACTTACTCTACAGGATGGCGCCAGCCCGAAATTTTGCAAAGCGCGTGAAGTTGCGTACTCACTTAGACCACGTGTGGAAGAGGAACTCGACAGGCTACAACAATTTGTGGCGATTACAAGGTGA